DNA sequence from the Candidatus Sulfuricurvum sp. RIFRC-1 genome:
CCATTACAAGGGAGACGAATCACAGCGCGATGACAATACGATGATTGCTTTTCAAATCTAAATTTTAATTACAAGGAAAAAGAGATGACTTTCAACGACTTTCGAACATTGAAAGAGATGATTGAATCCAAAAATGTTATTTTTTGTTACAACGGATATTTATCGCAAGAGATCATTGTAGCGGTTAGCTCGATGATTAAAGGAAAATTGAGTTCCGATGAAACAAAAATGGGGATAAGCCAAAAAGTTTTGTACATGTTTGTAGAGCAGGCCCAAAACATCACCCGTTACTCTCCCGATCAAATACAAAATCCGGACCAAGCCAGTATGAGTTACGGATCGGTTGCTATCGGGACAGAAGATGATAAATTTTACATCATGTGTTCCAACCGAATCGAAAAAACCAAAGTTGCCGCACTCAAAGAAAAGCTTGATGTGATCTCCTCCATGAGCCCCGATGAACTGAAAGCTCTGTACAAAGAGAAAATGCGATCAGAGGCTGAAGAGGGGAGCAAAGGGGCAAGTGTAGGATTTATAGAAATGGCACGAAAATCAAGCGAACCTATCGAATTTGATTTTCTTGAAGACGATGAAACATACGACACTTTTACACTCAAAGTCGTAATTTAATATATAAAGGAAAACCCGATGACAACCATCCCAGCAACAGTAACCACACCAAAAATCGTTTTGGACACCCAAAATAATCTCTTCAGTTTCGAAGGGGAGTCCTATCCCGAAGATGTTAATGCGTTTTTTGATCCCATTATAACTCCTCTGAAAACTCATTTGAATAATCTGCAAGATAGCGATATTCAGTTTGATTTCTTTTTGACCTATTTCAACAGCGCCAGCACCAAAGTTTTTTTTAACCTTTTTGCTCTTCTTGAAGAAATTAGTGAATTTAACAGTGTTACCGTAAACTGGAAACATCATGAAGAAGACGATACGGCTGAAGAATTTGGTCAGGAGTTCAAAGAAGATCTTGATAATGTCCGCTTCAACTTTATTGCCATTTGAGATCTTGACACTGCGCTCCCCTTCATACTATCATACGGATTAAAAGGGGGGAACACTATCCCCTCAAAACTACAGGGGAGGTAGTACAGATGCTCTTTTCACACCCATTCCCCCCTATCCTCAACCAAAACACCCGCATCCTCTTTTTGGGCAGTTTCCCCAGTATCGCGTCATTCGAACAAGCTTTTTACTATGCCCATCCCCGAAATGCATTCTGGCCAATCATCGAATCAATTTTCGAGGTGCGATTGGAATCGAATGACGCGAAAAAAGCGTTTTGTATCGAAAATGGGATCGGGTTGTGGGATGTGATAGGTAGTTGCGAGCGGAGCAATTCGAGCGATACTAATCTCAAAAACTGTATACCGAATGATTTTGAAAAGCTATTGCGGGATTATCCCAATATCCGGGTTCTCGGCTTTACGGGGAAAAAAAGTCATGATCTTTTTATGAAATTTTATAAGAATTTGAAGGTGGAAAAAGTGCTTCTACCCTCCACCTCGCCGGCTTATGCGGCGATGAAATTTGAGGAGAAAAAAGAGATTTACGAAAAAATTTTGAAAAGCTGGATTCCTGCCTACGCGGGAATGACGGAGAAGAGATAGTATCTAACTGTTTAAAACCTGCTCAAAAATATTCTTCGCCGTCTTCCAGCGATCCCCTTTGGCGTTCATCATCACGATGACGCAATCTTTCCCATCTTTTTTAGCCCGTGCGATCAGACACGCACCTGCTTTAGCGGTATAACCTGTTTTTACCCCGACCGCATATTCATAACGATTGAGTAGACGGTTATGGGTGTAGGCATAGAATTCGCGATTTTTGTTCAAAGCACGGTATCGGTATTCATTGATCCTACTAATCTCATTGAATTTACGGTTTTTGATCGCATATTCGGTCATTTTCAGGAGGTCTTTTGGGGTAGAATAATGTTGTTTATCATCGTATCCGCATGGATTGGTGAAATGAGTATGCCCCATCCCGATGGCTTTGGCTTTGGCATTCATCATTTGAATAAAGCGTTCTTCACTCCCCCCAACGGTAATTGCGATCGCTTTAGCCGCATCGTTATCCGACTTGATCATTGCGGCTTTGAGAAGATCTTCGAGGCGGATGACATCACCCCTGCGATACCCGGCTATCGTAGGTTCAACTTTTGTCATTTCCCGAGTAATTGTAATCGGTTCACCCAGATTCCCTCGCTCAATCGCCAGCATAACGGTCATTACTTTGGTGAGGCTGGCGGGTTGAACCTCTTTGAACGGTTCTTTGGAATAGAGCGTCTGCTTTGCGGTAAGGTCTTTAACGATCAATGCTTCTACTTCCAGTTTGCCCAGCTCTGTTTTATTGATCTCGGCAAATAAACTTACGGAACCTATTAAACATAATGCAATTAGTTTTTTTATCATAAAGCTACCTCATTTTAATTTCATCACTATGTCGGAACAAAGCAAATCTTATGCCAAAACACCTTTATTATGGTAAAATTCGTCTTAATAGAAAGGGGAATGATGCAACGATTTAGACGTTTTTTTTCACTGCTGTTTATCCTCTCGATTTTTGTGGGTGCTGTTCATGAAATAGAGCATTCCTATCATCAAGACAGTTCGTGTGAAATATGTTTGTTTGCCCATTCTCCACTCATTTTGAATGACACTTTTACTTTGCCAAAGATTGATTGTGCAACTGTTATTTTTGATATTCGCATCCCACCGTTGCACTTTGTATCCTTTATCCCCGCACAAAGCCGTTCCCCTCCTCTAGTCTAATTTTTACCATAAAACAAACCATTTTATTTTAAACAATTAGGATATTTCTATGAAAAAATTATTATTATCAACCATGGCTGCCGCATCCCTTTATGCCAACGATTCTGAGCTTCAAATGCTCAAAACACAAATGGAACAAATGTCGCAGATGATGCGAAGTATGCAAGAAAAAATAGAGACTCTTGAAAAAACAACAATGCCTGTAGTCTCTGCACCAGCAAACGAAACACTCATTGTTGCCAATCCAACCATTGTGGATAAAATCAATAAAACCGCTTCTATCCTTAACCCTTCATTGATGATCGATATGTCGTATGTCAATCGCAACATTGCCGATGAAAAAATCGCCCATATGGGACTTCCCGGAATTACTGAAACGGTATTTGGGGTTCACGATCATGGCGGGCAAAGTGAGCCTGGATACAATGCTCAAAACGGTTTTAATCTCAACTATGCTGAGCTTGGATTTAGTGCCACGGTTGATCCGATGTTTGATGCCACCGCTATCTTTCA
Encoded proteins:
- a CDS encoding serine hydrolase, coding for MIKKLIALCLIGSVSLFAEINKTELGKLEVEALIVKDLTAKQTLYSKEPFKEVQPASLTKVMTVMLAIERGNLGEPITITREMTKVEPTIAGYRRGDVIRLEDLLKAAMIKSDNDAAKAIAITVGGSEERFIQMMNAKAKAIGMGHTHFTNPCGYDDKQHYSTPKDLLKMTEYAIKNRKFNEISRINEYRYRALNKNREFYAYTHNRLLNRYEYAVGVKTGYTAKAGACLIARAKKDGKDCVIVMMNAKGDRWKTAKNIFEQVLNS
- a CDS encoding DUF1987 domain-containing protein — its product is MTTIPATVTTPKIVLDTQNNLFSFEGESYPEDVNAFFDPIITPLKTHLNNLQDSDIQFDFFLTYFNSASTKVFFNLFALLEEISEFNSVTVNWKHHEEDDTAEEFGQEFKEDLDNVRFNFIAI
- a CDS encoding SiaB family protein kinase; amino-acid sequence: MTFNDFRTLKEMIESKNVIFCYNGYLSQEIIVAVSSMIKGKLSSDETKMGISQKVLYMFVEQAQNITRYSPDQIQNPDQASMSYGSVAIGTEDDKFYIMCSNRIEKTKVAALKEKLDVISSMSPDELKALYKEKMRSEAEEGSKGASVGFIEMARKSSEPIEFDFLEDDETYDTFTLKVVI
- a CDS encoding DNA-deoxyinosine glycosylase: MLFSHPFPPILNQNTRILFLGSFPSIASFEQAFYYAHPRNAFWPIIESIFEVRLESNDAKKAFCIENGIGLWDVIGSCERSNSSDTNLKNCIPNDFEKLLRDYPNIRVLGFTGKKSHDLFMKFYKNLKVEKVLLPSTSPAYAAMKFEEKKEIYEKILKSWIPAYAGMTEKR